A part of Ooceraea biroi isolate clonal line C1 chromosome 10, Obir_v5.4, whole genome shotgun sequence genomic DNA contains:
- the LOC105286906 gene encoding uncharacterized protein LOC105286906, translating to MVVYCYVEVCTSTLYKKKSQENQEPVSFHKFPSDPNLRAQWIKALVEGNHQLNADTLPQNPKICNLHFRMQEVEKTGFMHLRLKPKSVPSIFPNARRESTAICQLVEDPNLKASQCNNALLTEPVEIVQSVLPIPGKLVNYKEFDQHGVTDDQQETEITIEQMFATPQKRLRYTEDEPISTTPKKTVRYPGDVLSDKIPDMSPHTMTNKEG from the exons atggTGGTGTATTGTTACGTCGAGGTATGTACTTCaaccctgtataaaaaaaagtctCAGGAGAATCAAGAACCAGTGTCATTTCATAA atttccaagtgATCCAAATCTCCGTGCTCAGTGGATTAAGGCTCTCGTAGAAGGTAATCACCAACTAAATGCTGATACATTACCACAAAATCCTAAGATCTGCAATCTGCATTTCAGAATGCAGGAAGTTGAAAAGACGGGATTCATGCACTTGCGTTTGAAACCAAAATCAGTGCCATCAATATTTCCAAATGCAAGGAGAGAGAG TACTGCAATTTGTCAGCTAGTTGAAGATCCAAATCTCAAAGCCTCTCAGTGCAACAATGCATTGCTTACTGAACCGGTTGAGATTGTACAATCTGTACTTCCGATTCCTGGTAAATTAGTGAATTATAAGGAATTTGATCAGCATGGAGTAACAGATGATCAACAGGAAACTGAAATTACAATAGAACAAATGTTCGCGACTCCACAGAAGAGGTTACGATACACTGAAGATGAACCTATATCCACGACTCCAAAGAAGACGGTGCGATACCCTGGAGATGTACTGAGTGACAAGATTCCCGATATGTCCCCGCACACAATGACTAACAAGGAAGGTTAG